The DNA segment TAGCCAAGTTCACCAGGCTGAATTTTTCAGGATTGTGTTTGTGCCGCAGAATATGCACTCGAAAGATATCGCCGCGCTCGTTCTCCGTCGGAAGATCCACGAAAAAAATCTCATCGAAGCGACCTTTTCGCAGGAGTTCCGGAGGAAGCTTGTCGATTTCGTTCGCCGTAGCGGCGATAAACACGACCGATTTCTTTTCTTGCATCCAGGTCAGGAACGACGAGAAGATTCGGGCGGTCACGCCGCCGTCTCCTTGCGCATAACCGGCCACACCCTTTTCGATCTCTTCCAGCCACAGAATAACGGGAGCCACGGCTTCGACGGTCTTGAGCGCCCGGCGCATCGTTTCTTCGGGATTGCCGATGGTTCCCCCGTAAACCTTGGTCATGTCGAGGCGCATGAGCGGCAGGCGCCAATACTGGCTGATCGCCTTGACGCAGCATGATTTTCC comes from the Bdellovibrionota bacterium genome and includes:
- a CDS encoding AAA family ATPase; the protein is GKSCCVKAISQYWRLPLMRLDMTKVYGGTIGNPEETMRRALKTVEAVAPVILWLEEIEKGVAGYAQGDGGVTARIFSSFLTWMQEKKSVVFIAATANEIDKLPPELLRKGRFDEIFFVDLPTENERGDIFRVHILRHKHNPEKFSLVNLAKATVGFAGAEIEQIVNAGMFEAFHEKRQFNEHDLYKMIAHTVPLSTTMSERIKEIKRWADKRAVRASK